Proteins encoded within one genomic window of Trichoderma asperellum chromosome 2, complete sequence:
- a CDS encoding uncharacterized protein (SECRETED:SignalP(1-19)) encodes MLFTATIASWLLAASSVYASTPATSLKWHWLNNPGVQPVSPIGRSITVQVPPDTDIWRPAISKHNFTAPYLYTTVAIAHFQSVQVTVTAPWKTLYDQGGLVLAFPNRHNPNATRFIKAGIEFNDGAPALGVVATDILSDWSLSPITEKQTTADAKATILVERDGTDAWVYVVENGGQTRRALRQVTWAFNQDDGQGLAREVEVGIYGAKPTEESGEGHARDKIAVTFSGFALNIV; translated from the coding sequence ATGCTCTTCACAGCCACCATCGCAAGCTGGCTTCTCGCAGCCAGCTCCGTCTACGCTTCCACCCCAGCCACAAGCTTGAAATGGCACTGGCTCAACAATCCCGGCGTTCAGCCCGTCTCCCCAATCGGCCGCTCCATCACCGTCCAAGTCCCTCCCGACACCGACATCTGGCGCCCAGCCATCTCCAAGCACAACTTCACGGCGCCGTACCTCTACACGACCGTCGCCATCGCACACTTCCAGAGCGTCCAAGTCACCGTCACCGCACCCTGGAAGACGCTCTACGACCAGGGCGGCCTCGTGCTCGCCTTTCCAAACCGCCACAACCCCAACGCCACGCGCTTCATCAAGGCAGGCATCGAGTTCAACGACGGTGCCCCTGCGTTGGGCGTCGTCGCGACGGATATCCTCTCCGACTGGAGTCTCAGCCCCATCACGGAGAAGCAGACGACGGCTGATGCAAAGGCTACGATCCTGGTGGAGAGAGACGGCACGGACGCGTGGGTGTATGTGGTAGAGAATGGAGGACAGACGAGGCGGGCGTTGAGACAGGTGACTTGGGCGTTTAACCAGGACGATGGTCAGGGACTGGCGAGGGAGGTTGAGGTTGGCATCTACGGCGCAAAGCCGACGGAGGAGTCGGGCGAGGGACATGCGAGGGACAAGATTGCTGTGACGTTCTCGGGATTTGCACTCAACATCGTGTGA
- a CDS encoding uncharacterized protein (SECRETED:SignalP(1-18)~EggNog:ENOG41), whose amino-acid sequence MASAGAIWAPVALRLLRAAVSRTTAVVREKLASAAKPIQNQALQPVPVAARSGRQSIQQSVLKGARYFSGTSAKGASKAARRYLSSESAPRYDRSKLPSSNTSRRVAQFSGRAPFANTLRPNLTGGAMPRTAGGYSLGGNARYFSHTPTAPAQVVQNVSQAMRAFFLSGQRIRYDGTGPRGEAQYRAVSIVEDEAMRKLAAIPKFAPGAYVDFQLSPTITAMSPLAAAVVQASGTSGFQAEAAIPSLNTEGFLDILSADFGRALKDLTAIYADLGRLAALGDLPISLEAGNLLRVRFPGVDVETVERLCDDIGIQRGIVGQDIGFESSDDVKTALRFPFAPDAEKALTSPGGSERSLEGHELDDISSLGDDSFVHEAFAYESSESPWFSETDGYGSMSPTNKSNQHSEEYEGLEGIYRFLEECDKAKGRLG is encoded by the coding sequence ATGGCGTCTGCGGGGGCGATATGGGCTCCTGTGGCCCTGCGTCTCCTCCGAGCCGCCGTGTCTCGGACCACAGCGGTGGTTCGAGAGAAGCTCGCCAGCGCGGCGAAGCCCATACAGAATCAGGCACTTCAACCGGTCCCTGTAGCCGCTAGAAGCGGTCGACAATCCATTCAACAATCAGTCCTCAAGGGCGCCAGATACTTTTCCGGCACCTCAGCCAAAGGTGCAAGCAAGGCTGCCCGACGATACCTTAGCTCTGAGAGTGCTCCTCGATATGATCGATCCAAGCTGCCGAGCTCCAATACCTCCCGCCGAGTCGCCCAATTCTCCGGCCGTGCTCCATTTGCGAATACTCTGCGACCCAACCTGACTGGCGGTGCCATGCCTCGAACGGCTGGTGGTTATAGTCTGGGTGGAAATGCTCGCTACTTCTCGCATACTCCCACAGCTCCTGCTCAGGTTGTGCAGAATGTTTCGCAGGCGATGCGAGCCTTTTTCCTCTCCGGACAGAGAATCCGATATGACGGAACAGGACCACGAGGCGAAGCTCAATACCGGGCCGTCTCTATCGTCGAGGATGAGGCTATGCGCAAGCTGGCTGCCATCCCCAAGTTTGCTCCTGGCGCCTATGTCGACTTCCAGCTGAGCCCAACCATCACTGCCATGAGCCctcttgccgccgccgttgtCCAGGCATCTGGCACATCCGGCTTccaggctgaggctgctaTCCCAAGCCTCAATACCGAGGGATTCCTTGATATCCTATCCGCGGATTTTGGCCGTGCCCTAAAAGACTTGACAGCCATTTATGCCGATCTCGGACGGCTTGCGGCCTTGGGCGATTTGCCAATATCCTTGGAAGCAGGCAACTTGCTTCGAGTTCGATTTCCGGGCGTTGATGTTGAAACGGTCGAGAGACTCTGCGATGACATTGGTATCCAGAGGGGCATTGTCGGCCAAGACATTGGGTTTGAAAGCTCTGATGACGTCAAAACTGCACTCAGATTTCCTTTTGCACCAGACGCTGAGAAAGCCTTGACATCTCCTGGAGGATCAGAAAGGTCCTTGGAAGGACATGAACTAGATGACATATCATCTCTTGGCGACGACTCCTTTGTTCATGAAGCGTTTGCGTATGAGAGCTCAGAAAGCCCTTGGTTTTCTGAAACAGACGGGTATGGAAGTATGTCGCCCACGAATAAGTCGAATCAACACTCTGAAGAGTATGAGGGCCTAGAAGGCATCTATCGATTTCTCGAAGAATgcgacaaggccaagggtaGACTGGGTTGA
- a CDS encoding uncharacterized protein (EggNog:ENOG41) — translation MSGPGVGFEYPPQSVSWLKRDLLLFANSIGATADELHFLYELHPNFAAFPTYPVILPFKGDTQEVIDFYAAQKKTKIPNVPDFDSRRVVDGQRKIEFLKPLPVSSAGHKFEIRQKVLGVYDKGRPGSVVDTQLDLVDANTNEVYTRLFGSAFYVAQGNWGGPKGPASENFPPPKDKNPDWVLEHPITKEAAHLYRLNGDYNPLHATPEPGVKMGFPGAIMHGLYSWNSTAHDILKAVGGSDPANLKEFQARFASPVLPGDKLVIKVWRTGEKKGDFEEIRFVVAVEGGKVCLSNGRALIKVVGDVKGKL, via the exons ATGTCTGGACCCGGTGTCGGCTTTGAGTATCCTCCTCAGTCAGTTTCTTGGCTGAAGCGCGATCTCCTGCTCTTCGCCAACTCCATTGGTGCTACCGCCGATGAGCTTCACTTCCTTTAC GAACTTCACCCCAATTTCGCCGCCTTTCCCACCTACCCCGTCATCCTGC CTTTCAAGGGAGATACACAAGAAGTGATTGACTTCTACGCCgcccagaagaagaccaagatccCCAACGTGCCCGACTTCGACTCCCGCCGAGTCGTTGACGGCCAGCGAAAGATCGAGTTCCTGAAGCCCCTGCCCGTCAGCTCAGCAGGCCACAAGTTCGAGATCCGCCAGAAGGTCCTCGGCGTCTACGACAAGGGCCGGCCGGGCTCCGTTGTCGACACCCAGCTCGACCTCGTCGACGCCAACACCAACGAAGTCTACACCCGCCTCTTTGGCAGCGCCTTCTATGTCGCACAGGGTAACTGGGGCGGCCCCAAGGGCCCTGCCAGCGAGAACTTCCCTCCCCCAAAGGACAAGAACCCAGACTGGGTCCTGGAGCACCCAATCACCAAGGAGGCCGCACACCTGTACCGTCTGAACGGCGACTACAACCCTCTGCACGCCACTCCTGAGCCCGGTGTCAAGATGGGATTCCCCGGTGCCATCATGCACGGCCTGTACTCATGGAACTCCACTGCCCACGACATCCTCAAGGCCGTTGGCGGCAGCGACCCTGCCAACCTCAAAGAGTTCCAGGCCCGATTTGCCAGCCCCGTCCTGCCTGGCGACAAGCTTGTGATCAAGGTGTGGAGAACAggcgagaagaagggtgACTTTGAGGAGATTCGATTTGTCGTTGCTGTCGAGGGAGGAAAGGTCTGCCTGAGCAATGGCCGTGCTCTCATCAAGGTTGTGGGCGATGTCAAGGGAAAgctgtaa